One genomic window of Halovivax cerinus includes the following:
- a CDS encoding amino acid permease, translating into MKELERDLGLPSVLAISIGAMIGSGIFILPALALETAGPAVILAYALSGLLVVPAALSKSEMATAMPEAGGTYIYIERGMGPLLGTIAGVGTWFSLTFKGALALVGGVPYLLLYLELPMKLVALALATVLILINLLGAKQTGRLQVVIVVVMLAALGWFAAFSAPSVQSANYANFFDDGIGGILAATGLVFVSYAGVTKVASVAEEVENPGRNIPLGILGSLAFTTILYVVIVAVLVGVTDPGSVAGSLTPVAVAARETLGGVGEIVVVIAAMLALVSTANAGILSSSRYPFAMSRDQLAPPTFSSVSDRFGTPVASITLTGAVLLVLIAVVPLQNIAKLASAFQILVFALINVAVIAFREGEGAYDPEFRSPLYPWVQVFGAVSGLVLLTQMGRDAFLGAVLIIVGSVAWYAYYARSRVDREGAATDAVRRRVGQEALMETESAVNETPREVLVSLTKGLDADRERSLVAIAADLVRADDGRVVVARFEEVPDQVPLTDEVTVQSAADRSFESRMDDLSADLDVAIEADEIVSHDTKHAVVNLAADRGVDAIVAEHEPLRLRSRLLGDPVDWIVRHAPCNVVLVDNLGYDDPDRVGLAGDRGPFPPLAVTVAESIAGENRGAVSLWQPTDRDGTEQYERTIEDYQAELSELLSVPVRAEPIGADTLQSSAPDVVIRRGTDDTLASQVLDDSPTVPHPGCTTISVYPHASRRPRFTRRLLERLTF; encoded by the coding sequence ATGAAGGAACTCGAACGCGACCTCGGCCTCCCGTCGGTGCTGGCGATCAGCATCGGCGCGATGATCGGCAGCGGCATCTTCATCCTGCCAGCGCTCGCCCTGGAGACCGCGGGGCCGGCGGTCATCCTCGCCTACGCGCTCTCGGGTCTGCTCGTCGTGCCGGCTGCCCTCTCGAAGTCCGAGATGGCGACCGCGATGCCCGAAGCCGGCGGCACCTACATCTACATCGAGCGTGGGATGGGGCCGCTGCTGGGCACGATCGCCGGCGTCGGAACGTGGTTCTCCCTGACGTTCAAGGGGGCACTCGCGCTCGTCGGCGGTGTTCCGTACCTGCTCCTGTATCTCGAACTGCCGATGAAGCTGGTCGCACTGGCGCTCGCGACGGTGTTGATACTGATCAACCTCCTCGGTGCGAAGCAGACGGGTCGACTGCAGGTGGTGATCGTCGTCGTCATGCTGGCCGCGCTGGGCTGGTTCGCCGCGTTCAGCGCGCCCAGCGTCCAGTCGGCCAACTACGCGAACTTCTTCGACGACGGGATCGGCGGGATCCTGGCGGCGACCGGGCTGGTGTTCGTCTCCTACGCGGGCGTCACGAAGGTCGCGAGCGTCGCCGAAGAGGTCGAGAATCCGGGTCGGAACATTCCGCTCGGCATCCTCGGCTCGCTCGCGTTTACCACGATCCTCTACGTCGTCATCGTGGCGGTCCTGGTCGGCGTCACCGATCCGGGGAGCGTCGCCGGCTCCCTGACGCCGGTGGCCGTCGCAGCGAGGGAGACGCTTGGGGGGGTCGGCGAAATCGTCGTCGTCATCGCGGCCATGCTCGCGCTCGTCTCGACGGCCAACGCGGGTATCCTCTCGTCGTCGCGATACCCGTTCGCCATGAGTCGCGACCAGTTGGCGCCACCGACGTTCTCGTCGGTGAGCGATCGGTTCGGGACCCCCGTCGCCTCGATCACGCTCACCGGCGCGGTGCTATTAGTGCTCATCGCGGTCGTCCCCCTCCAGAACATCGCGAAACTCGCGAGCGCGTTCCAGATCCTCGTCTTCGCGCTGATCAACGTGGCCGTGATCGCGTTCCGCGAGGGCGAGGGGGCGTACGACCCCGAGTTCCGGTCGCCGCTGTATCCGTGGGTGCAGGTCTTCGGCGCGGTCTCGGGACTCGTCCTATTGACACAGATGGGCCGGGACGCCTTCCTCGGGGCCGTCCTCATCATTGTCGGGAGCGTGGCCTGGTACGCCTACTACGCCCGATCGCGCGTCGACCGCGAGGGCGCGGCGACGGACGCGGTTCGCCGGCGTGTCGGCCAGGAAGCGCTCATGGAGACCGAATCAGCGGTGAACGAGACGCCGCGGGAGGTCCTCGTCTCGCTCACGAAAGGGCTCGACGCGGACCGGGAACGGTCGCTCGTCGCCATCGCGGCCGACCTCGTTCGTGCGGACGACGGCCGCGTCGTCGTCGCGCGGTTCGAGGAGGTGCCCGACCAGGTTCCGCTGACCGACGAGGTGACGGTGCAGTCCGCCGCGGACCGCTCGTTCGAGTCACGGATGGACGACCTCTCGGCGGACCTGGACGTCGCGATCGAGGCCGACGAGATCGTCAGCCACGACACGAAACACGCGGTCGTCAACCTCGCCGCGGACCGGGGCGTGGACGCGATCGTCGCCGAACACGAACCGCTGCGGCTTCGCTCTCGACTTCTCGGCGATCCGGTCGACTGGATCGTTCGCCACGCTCCCTGCAACGTCGTCCTCGTCGACAATCTCGGCTACGACGATCCGGATCGCGTCGGCCTCGCCGGCGATCGCGGGCCGTTCCCGCCACTCGCAGTGACCGTCGCCGAGTCCATCGCCGGCGAGAACCGCGGTGCCGTCTCGCTCTGGCAACCCACCGATCGCGACGGGACGGAACAGTACGAGCGGACGATCGAGGACTACCAGGCGGAGCTTTCGGAGTTGCTCTCCGTGCCGGTTCGTGCCGAGCCCATCGGTGCCGACACGCTCCAGTCGTCGGCCCCCGACGTGGTAATCCGTCGCGGCACCGACGACACGCTCGCCTCGCAGGTGTTAGACGACAGTCCGACCGTTCCCCACCCCGGTTGTACGACGATCTCGGTCTATCCGCACGCGTCGCGCCGGCCGCGGTTTACGCGCCGACTACTGGAGCGCCTCACCTTCTGA
- a CDS encoding NADH:flavin oxidoreductase/NADH oxidase: protein MTDDAFSSLEIRDTTVRNRFAMSPMCQYSVDARDGLATDWHRVHLGSRAVGGAGIVLTEATAVEERGRITPEDLGVWSDDHRDVLAPIAEFVASQGATPGIQLAHAGRKASKTRPWEGSEPLQPVDGGWETVAPSAVPYPYDDESPVTTRLDGDGIADVVDSFRAGARRAREAGFEIAEVHAAHGYLLHEFLSPVTNRREDEYGGSFENRTRILREVTEAVRDEMGDERPVFVRISATDWLDDRRSWDVEQSVRLADDLSDAGADLIDVSSGGIHPDQAIEWVGPNYQLRFAERIRNECETDVKIGTVGGIRAAEQADAIIRNDRADLAIVGRRFLSDPYFPLHAAVELGREDAVDVPVQYQRGFE, encoded by the coding sequence ATGACTGACGATGCCTTCTCGTCGCTCGAGATACGGGACACGACGGTTCGAAATCGGTTCGCCATGTCTCCGATGTGTCAGTATTCCGTCGACGCTCGCGACGGTCTCGCGACCGACTGGCACCGCGTTCATCTCGGCTCTCGCGCCGTGGGCGGCGCCGGTATCGTGCTGACAGAGGCCACCGCCGTCGAGGAACGCGGCCGTATCACGCCCGAAGATCTCGGCGTTTGGAGCGACGACCATCGCGACGTACTCGCCCCTATCGCCGAATTCGTCGCATCTCAGGGCGCGACGCCAGGAATCCAGCTCGCCCACGCCGGTCGAAAGGCGTCGAAGACGCGACCGTGGGAGGGAAGCGAGCCCCTCCAGCCCGTCGATGGCGGCTGGGAAACGGTCGCGCCGAGCGCCGTTCCGTACCCGTACGACGACGAATCCCCCGTGACGACGCGGTTGGACGGAGACGGGATCGCCGACGTGGTCGACTCGTTTCGGGCGGGGGCGCGCCGCGCTCGGGAGGCCGGCTTCGAGATCGCCGAAGTCCACGCCGCGCACGGCTATCTCCTCCACGAGTTCCTCTCTCCGGTCACGAACCGCCGCGAGGACGAGTACGGCGGCAGCTTCGAGAATCGCACCCGAATCCTCCGGGAAGTCACCGAGGCCGTTCGCGACGAGATGGGCGACGAGCGCCCCGTTTTCGTTCGGATCTCTGCGACCGACTGGCTCGACGACCGTCGCTCCTGGGACGTCGAGCAATCCGTTCGGCTCGCGGACGACCTCTCCGACGCCGGTGCCGACCTCATCGACGTCTCTTCGGGTGGTATTCACCCGGATCAGGCCATTGAGTGGGTCGGCCCGAACTATCAGCTCCGGTTCGCCGAACGTATTCGGAACGAGTGCGAGACCGACGTGAAGATCGGCACCGTCGGTGGGATCAGGGCCGCCGAACAGGCCGACGCAATTATTCGCAACGACCGCGCGGACCTCGCCATCGTCGGCCGACGGTTCCTCTCTGATCCCTACTTCCCGCTGCACGCTGCCGTCGAACTCGGCCGCGAGGACGCCGTCGACGTCCCCGTCCAGTACCAACGCGGGTTCGAGTGA
- a CDS encoding ABC transporter permease — MIPVSVSHATAVARADFLQRIRSRRLLFVLAIFAFVGYQLNVGAFELLYQDTVAGEIVNYRGEPTSAYVGLTTGVTAATVLLFFGYSVLGGSIERDRTSGVDELVASTPIRDRSYLLGKWLSHVGMSAVLLATLGFAALINHVVHGSGPTNPVWILGGVVAIGVPIGCFVSGVTVLFQSSSFSRGTFGTIAYFFGAMTLLTAVLAVGTDPSAGRPSIWLRLADSIGVFAAGEMTFAALLDVAPGYDGPPVANYGTGTSTGETVRYRWDGGAWPPWFVLNRFGFGLVGLALVLFATIPYERFSRTGAPSQRSRFDRLTEFLAVIFGDGSVPEPDTPDPAAVSLRPVTDRDRSGFGRLLVQELRLLLRGHPWWWYAGAGVIAVVGLNGAGTTGVTVAIAAMWPLFVWSPMGYRPIHHRIVPLVVSAPRPQRQLLAEWIAGAIVAGSFLGVVYWPTVLDSGFGGLIVLAGFVCFVPSLAQCLGSWTGTRRAFELSYLLCWYVGPLNGVPMLDFAGATGETVGTATPLAFGVVGLTLFLGAMVHRHRLS; from the coding sequence ATGATTCCCGTTAGCGTGTCGCACGCGACCGCCGTCGCTCGGGCCGACTTCCTGCAGCGAATCCGATCGCGGCGACTGCTGTTCGTCCTGGCGATCTTCGCCTTCGTCGGGTACCAGCTCAACGTCGGCGCGTTCGAACTACTGTACCAGGACACCGTCGCCGGAGAGATTGTCAATTACCGTGGCGAGCCGACGTCCGCGTACGTCGGACTCACGACCGGCGTGACGGCGGCGACCGTCCTCCTGTTCTTCGGGTACTCGGTCCTCGGTGGGTCGATCGAACGCGACCGGACGAGCGGCGTCGACGAACTCGTCGCGAGCACGCCGATACGTGATCGCTCGTACCTGCTCGGGAAGTGGCTCAGCCACGTCGGAATGAGTGCGGTGCTACTCGCGACGCTCGGGTTCGCGGCCCTGATCAATCACGTCGTACACGGGAGCGGCCCGACGAATCCAGTCTGGATCCTGGGCGGCGTCGTCGCAATCGGCGTCCCGATCGGCTGCTTCGTCTCCGGCGTGACCGTGCTGTTCCAGTCGAGTTCCTTCTCGCGCGGGACGTTCGGTACCATCGCGTATTTCTTCGGCGCGATGACCCTGCTCACGGCAGTCCTCGCCGTGGGGACCGATCCGTCGGCCGGCCGACCTTCGATCTGGCTCCGGTTGGCCGATTCAATCGGGGTATTCGCGGCCGGGGAGATGACGTTCGCAGCGTTGTTGGACGTTGCGCCGGGATACGACGGCCCGCCGGTCGCGAACTACGGCACCGGAACGAGTACCGGCGAGACCGTACGGTACCGCTGGGACGGCGGGGCGTGGCCGCCGTGGTTCGTCCTCAACCGGTTCGGGTTCGGGCTCGTGGGTCTCGCGCTGGTGCTGTTCGCGACGATCCCCTACGAGCGATTTTCGCGGACCGGGGCTCCGTCGCAGCGGAGCCGGTTCGACCGACTAACCGAATTCCTCGCCGTGATTTTCGGCGACGGGTCGGTGCCGGAACCCGACACACCGGATCCCGCAGCGGTTTCGTTACGCCCGGTCACGGACCGCGACCGAAGCGGGTTCGGGCGACTCCTCGTCCAGGAACTCCGTCTGTTGCTGCGCGGTCACCCGTGGTGGTGGTACGCCGGCGCCGGGGTTATCGCCGTCGTCGGCCTGAACGGCGCCGGTACGACCGGCGTAACCGTGGCAATCGCTGCCATGTGGCCGCTGTTCGTCTGGTCGCCGATGGGCTATCGCCCCATCCACCACCGGATCGTCCCCCTCGTCGTCTCGGCACCACGACCGCAACGCCAGCTTCTCGCCGAGTGGATCGCCGGCGCGATCGTCGCGGGGTCGTTTCTCGGCGTCGTGTACTGGCCGACGGTCCTGGACTCGGGGTTCGGCGGACTCATCGTCCTCGCCGGGTTCGTCTGCTTCGTCCCGTCGCTCGCGCAATGTCTCGGGAGCTGGACGGGGACGCGGCGGGCGTTCGAACTGAGCTACCTCCTGTGCTGGTACGTCGGCCCGCTCAACGGCGTCCCGATGCTGGATTTCGCGGGCGCGACTGGGGAAACCGTCGGGACCGCGACGCCGCTCGCCTTCGGCGTCGTCGGACTCACCCTGTTCCTGGGCGCGATGGTGCACAGACACCGACTCTCGTAG
- a CDS encoding Lrp/AsnC family transcriptional regulator, whose product MKDGELDAVDKRILYHLQQDARGTSSTDIAATLGLSSSTVRTRLNALEESGIIRGYHIDIDYDLAGYPLYTKIICTAPVPERDELAKEARNIRGVTAVRDIMTGERNVYVNAIGTDHDDLNRIGKELDALGLTVVDEQLIRDEYVCPFRGFVDDWEAATDESPEE is encoded by the coding sequence ATGAAGGATGGCGAACTGGACGCCGTGGACAAGCGCATCCTCTACCACCTCCAGCAGGACGCCCGGGGGACGTCCTCGACGGACATCGCGGCGACGCTCGGACTGTCGTCGAGCACCGTTCGCACCCGACTCAACGCGCTAGAAGAGAGCGGGATCATCCGGGGCTACCACATCGACATCGACTACGATCTCGCCGGCTACCCGCTGTACACCAAGATCATCTGTACCGCACCGGTACCGGAGCGCGACGAACTCGCGAAGGAAGCGCGGAACATTCGAGGCGTGACGGCGGTCCGCGACATCATGACCGGCGAACGCAACGTCTACGTCAACGCCATCGGGACCGACCACGACGACTTGAATCGGATCGGCAAGGAACTCGACGCGCTCGGCCTCACCGTCGTCGACGAACAGCTGATCCGCGACGAGTACGTCTGTCCGTTCCGCGGGTTCGTCGACGATTGGGAGGCGGCGACCGACGAATCGCCCGAAGAGTAA
- a CDS encoding ATP-binding cassette domain-containing protein, protein MTLSLKAIGKRYADGVWGVRDVDLELDTGIHGLLGPNGAGKSTLLRIIATVSEPSEGSFVWNGTDVTDDPVTVRRVLGYLPQDFGVYPDLTAVEFLQYIAALRGVDGETAADRIDDLLAVAGLQDDRDRKLRTFSGGMCRSVGIVQALVNDPELLVVDEPTVGLDPEKRVQVRNLLTEVARDRVVLLSTHIVPDVEATANTVALLSDGELLDHTTPESLIEAAEGNVFEVLVPQSEVDSVRAQYQVSGTVQRTDGVRMRVIADDRPAPDAEPVVPTLEDAYLNRIDREGDRFDDSR, encoded by the coding sequence ATGACCCTTTCTCTGAAGGCGATCGGCAAACGGTACGCGGATGGGGTCTGGGGCGTCCGGGACGTCGACCTCGAGCTGGACACCGGTATCCACGGACTCCTCGGCCCGAACGGGGCCGGAAAGTCGACGCTTCTGCGGATCATCGCGACCGTGTCGGAGCCCTCCGAGGGATCGTTCGTCTGGAACGGAACGGACGTGACCGACGATCCGGTCACGGTCCGACGCGTGCTTGGGTACCTGCCCCAGGATTTCGGCGTGTACCCCGATCTGACCGCGGTAGAGTTCCTCCAGTATATCGCCGCATTGCGCGGCGTCGACGGCGAGACGGCCGCCGATCGCATCGACGACCTCCTCGCGGTGGCGGGGTTGCAAGACGATCGGGACCGAAAGCTCCGAACGTTCTCCGGCGGCATGTGCCGGAGCGTCGGAATCGTCCAGGCGCTGGTGAACGATCCCGAACTCCTCGTCGTCGACGAGCCGACAGTCGGTCTCGACCCGGAAAAGCGCGTGCAAGTCAGGAATCTCCTCACGGAAGTCGCCCGAGACCGGGTCGTACTTCTGTCGACCCACATCGTCCCGGACGTCGAGGCGACGGCGAACACCGTCGCACTCCTCAGCGACGGCGAGTTGCTCGATCACACGACGCCCGAATCGCTGATCGAGGCGGCCGAGGGGAACGTCTTCGAGGTCCTCGTCCCGCAGTCTGAGGTCGATTCGGTCCGCGCGCAGTACCAGGTCTCGGGAACCGTTCAACGGACGGACGGCGTCAGGATGCGCGTTATAGCGGACGATCGTCCCGCTCCCGACGCCGAACCGGTAGTCCCGACGCTCGAAGACGCGTATCTCAACCGAATCGACCGGGAGGGTGATAGATTCGATGATTCCCGTTAG
- a CDS encoding Gfo/Idh/MocA family protein — MYQVGIVGCGVIGSRLAAAFDEHERTEIRVVCDRVASKAASMAAEYGCEAVTDVDDLVAIDAVDIVYIGVPPKHHAAVVRTALGANKHVICEKPIAETAAVGRELTELARESGRTTAINLPFRYTPGFVDMRERIAAGEIGAPKRVALRFRFPRWPREWQDVDWLADRDQGGPMREVGSHFVFGTQELFGDIGDVTADVRYTGPETYEESIVGTFRAGGGVASADPDGEDTAVGADGGGAITVDEPVHGTIDLLCDCAGSEENAITVEGTEGSLSLRAWRRLVADPGEEDERVLTEDPGETTLALIDEFVAALDGGDGDLVSVAEATRVQAVVDQVLGVDTA; from the coding sequence ATGTACCAGGTCGGCATCGTCGGCTGCGGCGTCATCGGGTCGCGTCTCGCGGCCGCGTTCGACGAACACGAGCGAACAGAGATTCGGGTCGTCTGCGACCGCGTGGCCTCGAAGGCCGCGTCGATGGCGGCGGAGTACGGCTGCGAGGCGGTCACCGACGTCGACGACCTCGTCGCCATCGATGCGGTCGACATCGTCTACATCGGCGTCCCGCCGAAGCACCACGCTGCCGTCGTTCGAACCGCGCTGGGTGCGAACAAGCACGTCATCTGCGAGAAACCGATCGCGGAGACCGCCGCAGTCGGTCGCGAACTTACTGAACTCGCACGCGAGAGTGGGCGGACGACCGCGATCAACCTCCCGTTTCGCTACACGCCAGGGTTCGTGGACATGCGCGAACGGATCGCGGCCGGCGAGATCGGCGCGCCGAAACGAGTCGCCCTCCGGTTTCGCTTCCCGCGGTGGCCCCGGGAGTGGCAGGACGTCGACTGGCTCGCCGACCGGGACCAGGGCGGCCCGATGCGGGAGGTCGGGAGTCACTTCGTCTTCGGGACGCAGGAACTGTTCGGCGATATCGGCGACGTGACGGCGGACGTGCGATACACGGGCCCGGAGACGTACGAGGAGTCCATCGTGGGCACGTTCCGTGCCGGCGGGGGCGTCGCGAGCGCCGATCCCGACGGCGAGGACACCGCCGTCGGCGCCGACGGTGGTGGCGCTATCACCGTCGACGAACCGGTTCACGGAACGATCGACCTCCTCTGTGACTGCGCCGGGAGCGAGGAGAACGCCATCACCGTCGAGGGGACCGAGGGGTCCCTGTCGCTGCGGGCGTGGCGCCGGCTCGTCGCCGACCCCGGCGAGGAAGACGAGCGTGTCCTCACCGAGGATCCGGGCGAGACGACCCTCGCGCTGATCGACGAATTCGTGGCCGCACTCGACGGCGGCGACGGCGACCTCGTCTCCGTCGCCGAGGCGACGCGCGTGCAGGCCGTCGTCGACCAGGTTCTCGGGGTCGACACCGCCTGA
- a CDS encoding helix-turn-helix transcriptional regulator, translating to MNQHDDDRGRLLNQAALLEAARGTTADRATLQAELDVSRATAYRWTTALAERNLLERTHDGYRTTGAGGAVADAVDRFERSVAAAERLEPLLQTVSAPELTRHVDLFADADVSVASPSNPNRPIEHWLEYFASTDRFRGFVVTGCPQAVTRQGTRNVEAGINMEVICTPLALQADRNANEEAFESIAGGDTATLYSHPELPFTMSLFDETVILSGFDEETTLPVVTAATDDRAALEWAEGLYHRYRQEATAVTAATVDAIA from the coding sequence ATGAACCAGCACGACGACGACCGGGGCCGATTGCTGAACCAGGCCGCGTTACTCGAGGCGGCCCGCGGGACGACGGCCGATCGGGCGACGCTGCAGGCGGAACTCGACGTCTCGCGGGCGACTGCCTACCGCTGGACGACCGCCCTCGCCGAGCGAAACCTGCTCGAACGCACGCACGACGGGTACCGAACGACCGGAGCCGGGGGCGCCGTCGCCGACGCCGTCGATCGGTTCGAGCGCTCCGTCGCGGCCGCCGAACGGCTCGAACCACTTCTCCAGACGGTCTCGGCGCCCGAACTCACGCGACACGTGGACCTGTTCGCAGACGCCGACGTCTCGGTCGCCTCGCCGTCGAATCCGAACCGACCGATCGAGCACTGGCTGGAGTACTTCGCGTCGACCGACCGCTTCCGCGGGTTCGTCGTCACCGGGTGCCCGCAGGCCGTCACCCGTCAGGGAACACGGAACGTCGAGGCGGGCATCAACATGGAAGTGATCTGTACCCCGCTCGCACTACAGGCCGACCGAAACGCGAACGAGGAGGCGTTCGAGTCGATCGCCGGCGGCGACACCGCCACGCTCTACTCGCACCCCGAGCTGCCGTTCACGATGAGTCTCTTCGACGAGACCGTGATCCTCTCGGGATTCGACGAGGAGACGACGCTCCCCGTCGTGACGGCGGCGACGGACGACCGGGCGGCCCTGGAGTGGGCAGAGGGGCTCTACCACCGGTACCGCCAGGAGGCAACCGCGGTCACGGCCGCAACCGTCGACGCGATCGCGTGA